One window of the Anabaena sphaerica FACHB-251 genome contains the following:
- a CDS encoding YgfZ/GcvT domain-containing protein, with protein MPTSAINSKNAAAIHAAREGVAVCDRSHWGRIRVSNDEHLRFLHNQSTNDFQSLKPGEGCDTVMVTSTARTIDLVTGYVFNDAVLLLVSPHRRAFLMEWLDRYIFFADKVTLTDVTDETATLSLIGPQSDAIVEKLGAGSLVGQPYGNHILVDGIIFAVGSGLANPGYTLIFPVAEKQKLWNQILDHGALELSDRAWEMLRILQGRPVPDLELTDDYNPLEVGLWQTVSFNKGCYIGQETIARLNTYKGVKQYLWGIRLNAPAEPGTVITLGDEKVGKLTSYTETPDGHFGLGYIRSKAGGVGLKVEVGTSSGEIVAVPFVSHEYP; from the coding sequence ATGCCAACATCTGCAATCAACAGTAAAAATGCAGCCGCTATCCATGCAGCAAGGGAAGGAGTTGCTGTATGCGATCGCTCGCATTGGGGACGCATACGTGTTTCTAACGATGAACATCTGCGGTTTTTACACAACCAAAGTACCAATGATTTTCAAAGCCTCAAACCAGGAGAAGGTTGTGATACAGTGATGGTAACATCTACAGCCCGCACAATTGACTTGGTGACTGGCTACGTTTTCAATGATGCAGTGTTGCTTTTAGTTTCACCTCATCGTCGTGCATTTTTAATGGAATGGTTGGATCGCTATATCTTTTTTGCAGATAAGGTAACATTAACCGATGTCACTGATGAAACTGCAACCTTGAGCCTCATTGGACCCCAAAGCGATGCTATCGTAGAAAAGTTGGGGGCTGGTTCACTTGTTGGTCAACCCTATGGCAACCACATATTAGTTGATGGGATAATTTTTGCCGTGGGTAGTGGCTTGGCTAACCCTGGATATACTCTAATTTTCCCCGTAGCTGAAAAACAAAAGCTATGGAATCAAATATTAGATCATGGTGCTTTAGAATTGAGCGATCGCGCTTGGGAAATGCTGCGTATATTACAAGGTCGTCCTGTACCAGATTTAGAACTCACCGATGATTATAATCCCCTAGAAGTCGGTTTATGGCAGACAGTTTCTTTTAATAAAGGCTGCTACATCGGTCAAGAAACCATTGCTAGGTTAAACACTTATAAAGGTGTAAAGCAATATCTTTGGGGAATTCGCCTCAATGCTCCCGCAGAACCAGGAACCGTGATTACTTTAGGAGATGAAAAAGTCGGTAAACTTACCAGCTATACAGAAACCCCAGATGGTCATTTTGGACTAGGTTACATTCGCTCTAAAGCAGGTGGTGTAGGTTTAAAAGTGGAAGTAGGAACAAGCAGTGGGGAAATAGTCGCAGTCCCGTTTGTTTCTCACGAATACCCTTAG
- a CDS encoding S-methyl-5'-thioadenosine phosphorylase, with protein MALAQIGIIGGSGLYKMEALKDVEELEVKTPFGSPSDTVILGMLDGIKVAFLARHGRNHTLLPSELPFRANIYAMKQLGVKYLISASAVGSLKAEIKPLDMVVPDQFIDRTKNRISTFFGEGIVAHIAFGDPVCKNLAAVLADAIASLNLPDVTLHRDGTYVCMEGPAFSTKAESNLYRSWGATVIGMTNLPEAKLAREAEIAYATLALATDYDCWHPDHDSVTVEMVIGNLQRNAVNAQKVIQETVKRLSENPPTSDAHSALKYAILTNLANAPAATKEKLGLLLEKYIR; from the coding sequence ATGGCATTAGCTCAAATTGGAATTATTGGTGGCAGTGGTTTATACAAGATGGAAGCTCTTAAAGATGTGGAAGAATTAGAAGTAAAAACACCTTTTGGCTCGCCATCAGACACAGTAATTCTAGGGATGCTAGATGGCATAAAAGTGGCTTTTTTGGCACGTCATGGTCGTAATCATACTTTATTGCCTTCTGAGTTGCCATTTCGTGCCAATATTTATGCAATGAAGCAATTAGGGGTAAAATACTTAATTTCTGCCAGTGCAGTTGGTTCGTTGAAAGCAGAGATCAAACCACTAGATATGGTGGTTCCTGATCAGTTTATTGACAGAACCAAAAATCGCATTTCTACGTTTTTTGGCGAAGGAATTGTAGCACATATTGCCTTTGGTGATCCAGTTTGCAAAAATTTAGCGGCAGTTTTAGCAGATGCGATTGCCTCTTTAAATTTACCAGATGTTACTCTTCACCGTGATGGTACTTATGTATGTATGGAGGGGCCAGCATTTTCAACCAAAGCCGAATCAAATCTTTATCGAAGTTGGGGTGCTACCGTAATTGGCATGACAAATTTACCGGAAGCAAAGTTAGCCAGGGAAGCGGAAATTGCTTATGCAACACTGGCTTTAGCCACAGATTATGATTGTTGGCATCCAGATCATGATAGTGTCACAGTAGAGATGGTGATTGGTAATTTACAACGCAATGCGGTAAATGCTCAAAAAGTAATTCAAGAAACTGTGAAGCGGCTCAGTGAAAACCCCCCTACAAGTGATGCCCATTCCGCTTTGAAATATGCAATTTTGACGAATTTAGCCAATGCACCAGCTGCCACTAAGGAGAAGTTGGGTTTGTTGTTGGAGAAGTACATCAGGTGA
- a CDS encoding caspase family protein, with protein sequence MKRRAFLERIGSILAILGLTEAEWLTLGNRYYQALAAPNSRKLALLIGINQYPQSPALAGCLTDVELQRELLIHRFGFVASDILTLTDEEASREFIEAAILDHLGKQVKADDLVIFHFSGYGSRAKLGNFPETVQNALIPVDENTQTGLFVNYLLEESLLLLLRSLPTDRVTAVLDTSYYTKSTLQPSGLRFRARPEPSTAKLALQELELLKHLQMQNSVVNNAMVLKATSQPEQPAGELFFSGFSAGLFTYALTQYLWEATPATTIQIFLSQVSSSMYKLGSEQQPGLLTEKKYPHSALITDYFPIESSEGEGVVRATDEDGKTAQLWLGGLPAHVWQYYSVGSRFNLPTGEQLILKSRNGLTAKAQMSSQDLSKSLQVGQLVQEAVRVLPRNINLTVALDSGLERIERVDATSAFASITRMVNIASAEQGANYVFGKLQNIPSRYGLFSLGGELILNTAGEVGEAVKVAVQRLTPKLSTLLAAKLWRLTENEGSSRLAVKASLEIISKISPRVIMQRQTWRSRSGETTTNKAFTTPGTAIPTVPVGSRMQYWVENLSDRPIYLMLVGLNNTRSAFGSAAPEVIAFYPWQMSPAADVSETKPHLQEIVIPPGQTLKFPQNDNTAGWMLPTRALFCEHQLILGTFPFTETLAALGIAKYPTADQQPIGPLVNALEVAQALLQDLHNASKVKAEMNVTATDSYVLDVNNWASMNFSFQVV encoded by the coding sequence ATGAAACGGCGTGCGTTTTTAGAACGAATTGGCTCCATACTGGCAATCTTGGGATTGACTGAAGCTGAGTGGTTGACTTTAGGAAATCGCTATTATCAAGCTTTAGCAGCACCAAATTCCCGTAAGTTGGCATTGTTGATAGGTATCAATCAATATCCACAAAGTCCCGCCCTTGCTGGTTGTTTGACTGATGTGGAATTACAAAGGGAACTGTTAATTCACCGTTTTGGCTTTGTAGCTTCAGATATTCTCACCTTAACTGATGAAGAAGCCAGTAGGGAATTTATTGAGGCGGCTATTTTAGATCACTTGGGTAAGCAAGTAAAAGCTGATGATCTGGTGATCTTCCACTTTAGTGGTTATGGTAGTCGTGCCAAATTGGGGAATTTCCCAGAGACTGTGCAGAATGCCCTCATTCCAGTTGATGAAAATACACAAACTGGTTTATTTGTCAACTATTTATTAGAAGAATCTCTTTTACTATTATTGCGATCGCTCCCTACAGACCGAGTAACCGCAGTATTAGATACTAGTTACTATACCAAAAGTACATTACAGCCATCAGGTTTGCGATTTCGCGCCCGCCCAGAACCATCAACAGCAAAGTTAGCACTCCAAGAACTAGAGTTGCTCAAGCACCTGCAAATGCAGAACTCAGTTGTTAACAATGCAATGGTGCTAAAAGCAACTTCACAACCAGAGCAGCCAGCGGGAGAATTGTTTTTTTCTGGTTTCAGTGCAGGTTTATTTACATATGCTCTCACCCAATATCTATGGGAAGCAACCCCAGCAACAACAATTCAAATTTTTCTCTCTCAAGTAAGTAGTTCCATGTACAAACTGGGCAGCGAACAGCAACCAGGATTATTGACTGAGAAGAAATATCCTCACAGTGCTTTAATTACTGATTATTTCCCCATAGAAAGCTCTGAGGGTGAAGGAGTGGTGAGAGCTACGGATGAGGATGGTAAAACAGCCCAGTTATGGTTAGGAGGATTACCAGCACACGTTTGGCAATACTATAGTGTTGGTTCGAGATTCAATCTACCAACTGGAGAACAGTTAATATTAAAGTCGCGCAATGGGTTAACAGCGAAAGCACAGATGTCTAGCCAAGACCTTAGCAAATCCCTACAAGTTGGGCAACTGGTACAAGAAGCTGTGCGCGTGTTACCCCGCAATATTAATTTAACAGTAGCCTTAGATTCGGGACTAGAAAGAATTGAGCGTGTAGACGCTACCAGTGCTTTTGCATCCATTACCCGGATGGTAAACATCGCCTCAGCAGAACAGGGCGCTAATTACGTATTTGGTAAACTGCAAAATATCCCTAGCCGTTATGGACTTTTTTCTCTTGGTGGTGAGCTAATACTTAATACTGCGGGGGAAGTTGGGGAAGCGGTGAAAGTTGCTGTGCAGAGATTAACACCAAAATTGTCCACCCTGTTAGCAGCAAAGTTATGGCGACTGACAGAAAATGAAGGTTCTTCCCGGTTAGCGGTGAAAGCGAGTTTAGAGATTATTAGTAAAATCTCACCTCGTGTAATTATGCAGCGTCAAACATGGCGCAGTCGGAGTGGGGAAACTACAACTAACAAAGCATTTACTACCCCAGGAACAGCTATTCCTACAGTTCCCGTGGGTAGTAGGATGCAGTACTGGGTAGAAAACTTGAGCGATCGCCCCATATATTTAATGTTAGTGGGGTTAAATAATACTAGAAGTGCGTTCGGCTCGGCCGCACCGGAGGTGATTGCTTTTTACCCTTGGCAAATGTCCCCAGCAGCGGATGTCTCCGAGACTAAACCCCATCTGCAAGAAATTGTTATTCCCCCAGGGCAAACCTTGAAATTCCCGCAAAACGATAATACTGCAGGCTGGATGCTGCCTACACGAGCATTGTTTTGTGAACATCAACTAATTTTGGGTACATTTCCTTTCACTGAAACCCTGGCAGCCTTGGGAATTGCTAAGTATCCCACCGCTGATCAACAGCCTATTGGTCCGTTAGTTAATGCCTTAGAAGTTGCCCAAGCTTTGCTGCAAGATTTACATAATGCTAGTAAGGTGAAAGCGGAAATGAATGTAACTGCTACCGACTCTTATGTATTGGATGTGAATAATTGGGCAAGTATGAATTTTAGTTTTCAGGTAGTGTGA
- a CDS encoding RNA-guided endonuclease InsQ/TnpB family protein translates to MALRRATFRLYPTKRINEILLYHRKLHKDLYNVAVYHRKTEYQKFGKSIKYLDQQNCLPAFKEQWTEYKHINSQALQATLKRVDFAFNRFFTGLAKYPKLRSIRHYSGWTYPSGTGWKVHSTGDNGYLELAKIGQIQMRGKARLWGTPKTCDIVYRNGKWYASIALEIDDELLKNSRQTNSGTIAIDLGCQDAIAWTNGDENGLIEAPRFLRKAEQQIKKLSKSKRRKQSPNYKKKQKASRRWKKAQSKVSKLCRQVANSRQDWVHQVTTQIISGNSMVVTEELEVKKMTSKAKTGKRKKQKAGLNKSILDVGMGMIRSALKYKLQDFQGVFLEVPTRKVKPSQTCPKCGHQEKKNLDQRVHVCANCNYTQQRDIAAAEVMLLWSQNNLPGLGTNLADADGSSSTKKRRATGSLRQLSQVKRQKSQPTAGDVETPASTK, encoded by the coding sequence TTGGCATTACGTAGAGCAACATTTAGACTTTATCCAACAAAGAGAATAAATGAAATACTGCTCTATCACCGCAAGTTACACAAAGACTTGTACAATGTTGCTGTTTATCACCGCAAAACTGAATATCAAAAATTCGGTAAATCAATCAAATATTTAGACCAACAAAATTGTTTACCCGCATTCAAAGAACAATGGACAGAATATAAACATATCAATTCCCAAGCATTACAAGCAACCCTAAAAAGGGTTGACTTTGCATTCAATAGATTTTTTACGGGTTTAGCAAAATATCCTAAACTCAGATCAATTAGACATTATTCAGGTTGGACATATCCATCTGGAACCGGATGGAAAGTACATTCAACAGGTGATAACGGCTATTTGGAATTAGCCAAGATTGGTCAAATTCAAATGCGTGGCAAAGCCAGGTTATGGGGAACTCCTAAAACCTGCGATATTGTTTACAGGAATGGTAAATGGTATGCTTCCATTGCATTAGAAATTGATGATGAATTACTCAAAAATAGTCGTCAAACCAATAGTGGGACAATAGCAATTGATTTAGGATGTCAAGATGCAATTGCTTGGACTAATGGTGATGAAAATGGACTAATTGAAGCACCGAGATTTTTGAGAAAAGCAGAACAGCAAATCAAAAAACTCAGTAAATCAAAACGTCGTAAACAATCACCAAACTACAAGAAAAAACAGAAAGCTTCTAGAAGGTGGAAGAAAGCACAGTCGAAGGTTAGTAAATTATGTCGTCAGGTTGCGAATTCTAGACAAGACTGGGTACACCAAGTTACAACACAGATAATTAGCGGTAACAGCATGGTTGTAACAGAAGAACTAGAAGTCAAGAAAATGACCTCCAAAGCTAAGACAGGCAAGCGCAAAAAGCAAAAAGCTGGGCTGAATAAATCCATTCTTGATGTGGGGATGGGAATGATAAGAAGTGCTTTGAAATACAAATTACAAGATTTTCAAGGTGTGTTTTTAGAAGTTCCTACCAGGAAGGTAAAACCATCTCAAACTTGCCCTAAATGTGGGCATCAAGAAAAGAAAAATTTAGACCAGCGTGTTCATGTTTGTGCTAATTGCAATTACACTCAACAGCGTGATATTGCTGCTGCTGAGGTAATGCTGCTTTGGAGTCAAAATAATCTACCGGGGTTAGGAACTAACCTCGCAGACGCTGATGGGAGTAGCTCTACCAAAAAACGTCGAGCAACTGGCAGTTTGAGGCAACTATCCCAAGTGAAGCGTCAGAAATCTCAACCTACTGCTGGGGATGTAGAAACCCCAGCCTCAACGAAGTAG
- the sat gene encoding sulfate adenylyltransferase, with the protein MSYHPDAIAPHGGELINRVATPAQREVFLSKADFLPRVTLDERAVSDLEMIAIGGFSPLTGFMNQADYDRVVIEMRLANGVVWSIPITLSVTEEVAAPLQVGGLVRLDNPRGEFIGVLELSEKYTYDKKREAINVYRTDEAKHPGVQVVYNQGSVNLAGDIWLLQRDSHPQFPSYQIDPAASRQMFREKGWKTIVGFQTRNPIHRAHEYIQKCALETVDGLFLHPLVGATKEDDIAADVRMRCYEILMEHYYPLDRVILAINPAAMRYAGPREAIFHALVRKNYGCTHFIVGRDHAGVGDYYGTYDAQYIFDEFAPEELGIVPMKFEHAFYCTRTKQMATTKTSPSKPEERVHLSGTKVREMLRRGELPPPEFSRPEVAAELARAMSIPQPALA; encoded by the coding sequence TTGAGTTACCATCCAGATGCCATCGCCCCCCATGGCGGAGAGCTAATTAACCGGGTTGCTACACCAGCACAAAGAGAAGTATTTCTCTCCAAAGCTGACTTTCTGCCACGAGTGACACTTGATGAGCGAGCCGTTTCTGATTTAGAAATGATTGCGATTGGTGGTTTTAGTCCGCTGACTGGTTTCATGAACCAAGCGGACTATGATCGCGTAGTGATAGAAATGCGGTTGGCTAACGGTGTTGTCTGGTCAATTCCTATTACACTATCTGTCACAGAAGAAGTTGCAGCCCCTCTCCAAGTAGGTGGTTTAGTGCGTCTGGATAACCCCAGAGGCGAGTTTATTGGGGTTTTGGAACTGAGCGAAAAATACACCTACGACAAAAAACGCGAAGCCATCAATGTCTATCGCACAGATGAAGCCAAACACCCTGGAGTGCAGGTAGTATATAACCAAGGTTCTGTGAATCTGGCTGGGGATATCTGGTTACTGCAACGTGATTCTCATCCCCAGTTTCCCAGCTACCAAATTGATCCCGCTGCTTCCCGGCAAATGTTTAGAGAAAAGGGTTGGAAAACTATCGTCGGTTTCCAAACTCGCAACCCTATCCACCGCGCCCATGAATATATTCAAAAGTGCGCTTTAGAAACAGTAGATGGTCTATTTTTACACCCATTAGTAGGCGCAACCAAAGAAGACGATATTGCCGCTGATGTACGGATGCGTTGCTATGAAATACTCATGGAACATTATTACCCCTTAGATAGAGTAATTTTAGCTATCAACCCAGCGGCAATGCGTTATGCTGGACCAAGGGAAGCTATTTTCCATGCTTTAGTTCGCAAGAATTACGGCTGTACACATTTTATAGTTGGGCGCGATCATGCTGGTGTAGGTGACTACTACGGTACTTATGACGCTCAATATATATTTGATGAGTTTGCGCCTGAAGAATTGGGCATTGTGCCAATGAAGTTTGAACACGCTTTCTACTGCACACGCACCAAACAAATGGCGACAACTAAAACCAGTCCCAGCAAACCAGAGGAACGGGTTCACCTGTCAGGGACAAAAGTCCGGGAAATGTTGCGTCGTGGTGAGTTACCCCCACCTGAATTCTCTCGTCCAGAAGTAGCGGCCGAGTTAGCACGGGCAATGTCTATCCCACAACCAGCTTTAGCTTAA
- a CDS encoding tellurite resistance TerB family protein, with the protein MGLFDRIAGSRKKASTTLGPAEAFAAIALIAVASDGYITDSEAQALSTILGRMQLFRSYPGDVMRKMFDKLLSIMQREGLDALFNAATTALPHDLTETAFAVATDIVLADGEVTDEEEKLLNDLCRILEVPEETAIKIIDVMLIKNKG; encoded by the coding sequence ATGGGTTTGTTCGATAGAATTGCTGGCAGTCGCAAAAAAGCTTCTACTACATTAGGACCTGCGGAAGCATTTGCAGCAATCGCTCTCATTGCGGTTGCATCTGATGGTTATATTACAGACAGCGAAGCGCAAGCACTTAGTACGATTTTAGGCCGGATGCAACTATTTAGAAGTTATCCCGGTGATGTGATGCGGAAGATGTTTGATAAACTCTTGAGCATTATGCAGCGTGAAGGTTTGGATGCTTTGTTTAATGCTGCTACTACTGCTTTACCTCATGATCTCACAGAAACGGCTTTTGCTGTGGCTACAGATATCGTTTTAGCTGATGGGGAAGTGACTGATGAAGAAGAAAAACTCTTGAATGATCTGTGTCGAATTTTGGAAGTTCCCGAAGAAACGGCGATTAAAATTATTGATGTGATGTTGATTAAGAATAAAGGTTAA
- a CDS encoding Panacea domain-containing protein, whose amino-acid sequence MLSGHDVAKYFLAQTNEEAGDLMSNLKLQKLLYYAQGFNLALYDEPLFPESIEAWTYGPVVPEVYRAYKKYDSGAIPIPEDIDFSKYDQQSRELLDEVYSVYGQFSAWKLVSLILEEEPWKNAREGDLVITHQAMKKYFKNQLVNADE is encoded by the coding sequence ATGCTCAGTGGTCATGATGTTGCTAAGTATTTTCTCGCTCAAACCAACGAAGAAGCTGGAGATTTAATGTCTAATCTCAAGCTACAAAAGTTACTTTATTATGCACAAGGTTTTAACTTAGCACTGTATGATGAACCTTTATTTCCTGAATCTATTGAAGCTTGGACTTATGGACCTGTAGTACCTGAAGTTTATCGTGCATATAAAAAATATGATTCCGGTGCTATTCCTATTCCCGAAGATATTGATTTTTCTAAATATGATCAACAAAGTCGGGAATTACTAGATGAAGTTTATTCTGTTTATGGTCAATTTTCTGCTTGGAAATTAGTCAGTTTAATTCTTGAAGAAGAACCTTGGAAAAATGCACGTGAAGGTGATTTAGTAATAACTCATCAAGCCATGAAAAAGTATTTTAAAAATCAGCTTGTAAATGCCGATGAGTAA
- a CDS encoding Uma2 family endonuclease has translation MVQSALKLITVNEFITQYGDSDNYELIDGELIEMEPTGPHEQVSSFIGRKLNVEIDRQDLSYFIPHRCLIKLLGTDTAFRPDVIVLDQTQLINEPLWQQEPVITSGKSIKLIAEVVSTNWQNDYARKVEDYALLGIPEYWIVDYLGIGGREYIGKPKQPTITICTLVEDEYEKRLFQNNDPLVSSIFPNLQLTAKQVFTV, from the coding sequence ATGGTACAATCAGCCCTAAAACTGATCACAGTTAATGAATTTATTACTCAGTACGGTGACAGCGATAATTATGAACTCATTGATGGGGAATTAATCGAAATGGAACCAACAGGACCCCATGAGCAAGTATCATCATTTATTGGGCGAAAACTGAATGTAGAAATTGATCGTCAGGACTTATCATATTTTATTCCCCATCGCTGTTTAATTAAACTATTAGGAACAGATACAGCCTTTCGTCCTGATGTCATTGTGTTAGACCAAACACAACTAATTAATGAACCATTATGGCAACAAGAACCTGTAATTACATCAGGAAAATCAATTAAACTAATTGCAGAAGTCGTGAGTACAAATTGGCAAAACGACTACGCCCGCAAAGTTGAAGATTACGCCCTATTAGGTATACCTGAATATTGGATTGTAGATTATTTGGGTATTGGTGGAAGAGAATATATTGGCAAACCTAAACAGCCAACTATTACTATTTGTACTTTAGTGGAAGATGAATACGAAAAGCGATTATTTCAAAATAACGATCCACTTGTTTCTTCAATCTTTCCCAACTTGCAATTAACAGCAAAACAAGTCTTTACAGTGTAA
- the mnmA gene encoding tRNA 2-thiouridine(34) synthase MnmA, which translates to MKKVVVGLSGGVDSSVAAAMLHNQGYDVIGLTLWLMKGKGQCCSEGMIDAASICEQLGIPHEIVDIRDVFQANIVDYLVSGYSVGITPLPCSQCNKTVKFGPMVEYAREKLGSNAIATGHYAQIRYDDITGRYQLLRAVDRNKDQSYFLYDLSQDLLGSSIFPLGELNKTDTRRIAAEYGLTTADKPESQDLCLVESNGSMRAFLDKYLAPKPGDIVDTTGKVLGQHDGVHHYTIGQRKGLGIAAAEPLYVIELDAVNNKVIVGDSEARRRHRTKGTDSECTVNRVNWVSIAEPATPIRAEVQIRYRSQPVPVTVIPLENDRVRLVFDEPQFSITPGQAAVWYEGEKVLGGGIIEQFS; encoded by the coding sequence ATGAAAAAAGTTGTCGTTGGTCTTTCTGGTGGCGTTGACAGTTCTGTAGCCGCCGCTATGTTACACAATCAGGGCTATGATGTAATTGGTTTAACCCTTTGGCTGATGAAAGGCAAGGGGCAATGTTGCTCTGAAGGAATGATCGACGCGGCTAGTATTTGCGAACAATTAGGCATTCCTCACGAAATTGTTGATATTCGCGATGTCTTTCAAGCTAATATTGTTGACTATTTAGTATCGGGTTACAGTGTGGGAATTACGCCGTTACCTTGTTCGCAATGCAACAAGACGGTGAAGTTTGGACCAATGGTAGAGTATGCGCGGGAAAAATTAGGAAGTAATGCGATCGCTACAGGTCATTATGCCCAAATTCGCTACGATGACATCACCGGACGTTACCAATTATTACGGGCTGTTGACCGCAACAAAGACCAGTCATATTTCCTGTATGATTTGTCTCAAGATTTATTAGGTTCTTCTATCTTTCCCTTGGGAGAATTAAATAAAACAGATACCCGCCGAATTGCGGCTGAATACGGTTTAACAACAGCTGATAAACCAGAAAGCCAAGATTTATGCTTGGTGGAAAGCAACGGTTCTATGCGGGCATTTTTAGATAAATATTTAGCTCCCAAACCCGGTGATATTGTGGATACCACAGGTAAGGTTTTGGGACAACATGATGGTGTACATCATTACACTATTGGCCAGCGTAAAGGCTTAGGAATTGCTGCGGCTGAACCTTTGTATGTGATTGAATTGGATGCAGTTAATAATAAAGTAATTGTAGGTGATAGCGAAGCTCGCCGCAGGCATCGCACCAAAGGAACTGATTCAGAATGTACAGTAAACCGGGTAAATTGGGTATCCATCGCTGAACCAGCAACCCCCATTCGTGCAGAGGTGCAAATTCGTTATCGTTCTCAACCTGTTCCCGTGACAGTAATTCCGTTAGAAAATGACCGCGTGCGCTTAGTTTTTGATGAACCTCAGTTCAGCATTACCCCAGGACAAGCAGCGGTTTGGTATGAAGGGGAAAAGGTATTGGGTGGGGGAATAATTGAACAGTTTAGTTAA